The sequence GATTCTCCAGAGAACAGATGGCCATTATGAAGGCCCGAAACATAATTTGACACTCTAAGAATAACTCTGGATGTAGGAGAGAAGAATGACAAGGCAGGTATTCGAGGGCATAAAAGTGTTTGATTTCGCCTGGGCTGCGGTTGGGCCTCAGGTAGGTCGCGAGCTTGCTGAGCATGGAGCCACGGTGATTCGGGTGGAGAGCCATCGACGTCTTGATTCGCTGAGAACGAGTGGCCCCTTCAAGGATGGCAAGCCCGGCATCAACCGCAGCGCTATGTACACAGCATACAACACCAACAAATACGGGATCAGCCTGGACCTGAATAACCCCAAGAGCAAGGAGGTGGCCAGGAGGCTGGTGGCATGGGCTGATATCATCGCTGACAGCATGGCCGTGGGAACGATGGCCAAGTTGGGGCTGGACTATGAAAGCTGCCGCAAGATAAATCCAGGAGTCATCTACTTCAGCACCACCCAGCAGGGACAATACGGCCCGCACAGTGGCTTTAAGGGGTTTGGGCACCACGCCAACGCTTTACTCGGCCTTTGCACTGCCACCGGCTGGCCGGACAGCGAGCCGACCCTGCCCTTCACCCCCTACTGCGATTACATCGCCCCGTGGTATTTAATCATAGCCGTAATCGGAGCTCTTTTACGGCGGCATCAGACGGGGAAGGGAATGTACATCGAGCAGTCACAGTTCGAGGCAGGACTGAGCTTTATAGCGCCCCATCTGCTGGACTACACGGTCAATGAGCACGCCGTCACCCGCATGGGAAACCGTGACCGCTACATGTCCCCTCACGGCGTTTATCCCTGCCGCGGCGCAGACCGCTGGGTGGCCATTGCCGTAGCTAACGAAGAACAGTGGCAATGCTTTTGCCCGGTAATAGGCCATCCCGACTGGACTAGGGACCCCAGGTTCGCCACCATCCTCAGCCGGAAGGAGAACGAAGACGAGCTAGACAGGCTCATCGGCGAGTGGACTAAGGACTACGCGCCGGAGCAGGTGATGACTATGATGCAGGATGCCGGGGTGCCGGCGGGGGTGGTACAGACAGGTGAAGACCTCCTCAATGACCCGCAACTAAAGCACCGTCAGCATTTTCGAGTGCTTGACCATCTTGAAATTGGTCCCCATTCTTATCATGCCCCGGCTTATCGCCTTTCACAAACCCCCTGTGATATAAAAAGGCCGGCGCCATGTCTGGGTCAGCACAACGATTATGTCTATAAAGAGATCCTGGGTTTTTCCGACGATGAGATAGCTGACATGCTGGTGGAGGGGGTGATAACCGCTGATGCTGATGCTCCCACAAAGATGTAGAGGTAGTACTTGACATAACTGTGTACAACACTGGCCACCTGCATTGCCGGGGTGTTTTTCCGAAGAAGCATAAAGCAAGAAGTGAGGAGGGTGTCATGAAAGCGGCGGTACTATATGAAGTGAATAGCCCCTTCCGTGTAGAAGAGGTGAGTCTGGATGAGCCAGGTGACCAGGAAGTACTGGTCAAAATGGTAGCTACGGGATTGTGCTACTCTGATGTTCACTATATCCACGGCGACGCGCCCTGTATCATGCCTGTCGTATTGGGGCACGAGGGAGCCGGAATTGTGGAAAAGGTGGGCCCTGGCGTAACCACACTCCAGCCTGGTGACCATGTGGTGCTTATGGCGGCCTGGTCATGCGGGAAATGCCGCTTCTGTGTTGAGGGGCGGCCCGGCATGTGCTGCAGCCAATGGATAGTGTACAACTTGATGGGTACGCTGCCCAGCGGAGCCAAGCGTTTGCGTAAGGGCAACCAAGAGCTGAACCACTTCTTTTGCCAGTCCTCCTTTGCCGAGTATGCTGTGGTTCACGAGCGCACCGCGATAAAGGTCAGAGAGGATGCTCCTCTGGAGGTAGTGTGCCTTTTGAGTTGCGGTACCACCACCGGCATAGGCTGTGTGCTCAACAGGGCAAAGCTAAGGCCCGGCGAAAGCATAGTTATCTACGGCTGCGGCGGTGTGGGACTAAGTGCCGTGATGGGGGCCAAGCTGGCTGGAGCCGGGAAGCTCATAGCTGTGGATACGCTGGACCGGAAACTGGAAAAGGCCAAAGAGCTTGGGGCCGACTACGTTATCAATGCATCGCAGGAGGACCCGCCACAGCGTGTTATGGAGATAACCGGAGGGGGAGCGGACTATTCAGTTGAGTGTATCGGAAATGTAGATGTTGTGGCCCAGGCCTTGGCCTCGATTCACAACGCAGGGACCTGCGTCGTAGCCGGAATGGCTCCTATAGACAAAGTGATTTCTATTGCCCCCTTTGAATTCCTCATAGGGAAAACCATCACCGGAACTCTCCAGGGGAACATACGTCCGCCGGTGGATGTGCCCAAGTATGTCGATTTGTTCATGACAGGGAAGCTCCCCATTGATAAGCTGATCACCCGGAACTACAGCCTGGACCATATCAATGAGGCCTTTCAGGCTTTTGAAAAGGGAGAGGTAATACGCAGTGTAATTCGATTTTAACGCTTGCTTTCCAAAGGCTGGTCATTGCCTAAAGATACTAAATTTCTTGAAAGGAGGTAGTGGTGCCCGATGCAACGTATGATGCGGTAATAATTGGAGGGGGGACTAAGGCTCTATTCCTTGCCATGTATCTGATCAAGTACGGTGGCATGAGCGTTGGTATATTTGAGAGGAGGCATGAGGTTGGCGGCTGCCTGGCTACTGAGGAGACCTCGGCACCAGGTTTTCGTGGCAATACCCATGCTACCATAATCACCCCTCTCTACTACGCGCCGCTCTATCGTGATTTTCCTAAATTCTGGGAGTATGGGGCCCAGAGCGACCAGTATCTTGTTGCCGAAGGTGCCGTTTTCAAAAACAACAACACCTGCCTGACTATCTACAGCGAAAAGCACGATCCAACGCAGGAGAGGACTGCCAGGGAAATCGCCCGGTTCTCGCCGAGGGACGCCGAAAAGTGGCTCAAGTGCTGGGAGTTATTGCAGAGTGACGAGGCGAAGAGGGTGGTCGTAGACAGTCTGTTCAGCCCCGCTGAGATGCGTAGCGCCCCTGAGGTGCTGGAACGGCAAATGGCTGTATACCCAAAACTTGTAGAAGCTGGCTTTGAACCTGACTCCCTGGTCCTGGCAGCCAGCTATCTGCGTTGCGCAAAGGAATTCTTTGAAAGCAAGGAGTTGCAGTATTGCATTATGCGA is a genomic window of Dehalococcoidia bacterium containing:
- a CDS encoding Zn-dependent alcohol dehydrogenase, yielding MKAAVLYEVNSPFRVEEVSLDEPGDQEVLVKMVATGLCYSDVHYIHGDAPCIMPVVLGHEGAGIVEKVGPGVTTLQPGDHVVLMAAWSCGKCRFCVEGRPGMCCSQWIVYNLMGTLPSGAKRLRKGNQELNHFFCQSSFAEYAVVHERTAIKVREDAPLEVVCLLSCGTTTGIGCVLNRAKLRPGESIVIYGCGGVGLSAVMGAKLAGAGKLIAVDTLDRKLEKAKELGADYVINASQEDPPQRVMEITGGGADYSVECIGNVDVVAQALASIHNAGTCVVAGMAPIDKVISIAPFEFLIGKTITGTLQGNIRPPVDVPKYVDLFMTGKLPIDKLITRNYSLDHINEAFQAFEKGEVIRSVIRF
- a CDS encoding CoA transferase; amino-acid sequence: MTRQVFEGIKVFDFAWAAVGPQVGRELAEHGATVIRVESHRRLDSLRTSGPFKDGKPGINRSAMYTAYNTNKYGISLDLNNPKSKEVARRLVAWADIIADSMAVGTMAKLGLDYESCRKINPGVIYFSTTQQGQYGPHSGFKGFGHHANALLGLCTATGWPDSEPTLPFTPYCDYIAPWYLIIAVIGALLRRHQTGKGMYIEQSQFEAGLSFIAPHLLDYTVNEHAVTRMGNRDRYMSPHGVYPCRGADRWVAIAVANEEQWQCFCPVIGHPDWTRDPRFATILSRKENEDELDRLIGEWTKDYAPEQVMTMMQDAGVPAGVVQTGEDLLNDPQLKHRQHFRVLDHLEIGPHSYHAPAYRLSQTPCDIKRPAPCLGQHNDYVYKEILGFSDDEIADMLVEGVITADADAPTKM